The Chloroflexota bacterium sequence TCGGTGGTCGACGGTCGGTACGGCTCACGCGCTATCCCCAGGGCTTCGAGGCCGCTCGCCGAACCCGGATGTCGTCGATCACCGCGTTGCCCTTTCGTGTTACCAGGAACAGCACGATGTCGGCGATATCCTGGGGCTGCATGAGCACCGAGCGGTCAAGGTCTGGTCTGGCATCCCCGATCAGTCCGGTATCAACGCCGCCGGGTGAAATCGTGTGGACACGGATGCCATCCCCCTGAACCTCCTGCGCCAGGGCCTTGGAGAACCCCATGACGGCATGCTTCGAGGCGCTGTAGACCGACTGGTTCGGATAGCCCTTGTGTCCCACCGCCGAATTGATGTTGATGATGAACGACCCCTCCTGGCGGCGCAAATAAGGAATCGCCTCCCGGCAGACCAGGAAGGTGCCGCGGGCATTGACCGCCATCACCCGATCCCAATCTTCGGTAGTCGTCGATTCGAGGGGACCAAAGGTCCCAATGGCCGCGTTGTTGACCACGATGTCGATCCGCCCGAAACCCTCCATGACACCGGATATCAGGCGCATTACCTGATCCTCCTGGCTGATATCCGTTGCAAAGCAGGCAGCCATTCCGCCACCGGTCTCGATTTCCTCCCGGACAGCCTGAAGCTCGGCCGCGGTCCTGGACGCAAGGGCCAGATGAACGCCCGCGCCAGCCAGCGTCAGCGCGATACTACGGCCTATGCCGCGACCCGCTCCAGTTACAATGGCAACTTTTCCCTCAAGTGACTTCATGGGGACTCCGTCATCTTTCGCTGTTATCGCTGTCAGGAATCCTGGCGCAAACTGCCCAGGGATGCCCGTCGGAGAGGTCTATCAGCGCGGGGCCATTCACGAACGCCTGAATTACACCGAGTCGGCTCCAGGTGGGGGGACGCGGCGACACGGCGACCCCGCCAGCACGCCACGGCAGCAGCCGATCCGTGAGGTAGCAGGCGGTGCGAGAGCTAGGTAGGGATGGGGCGACAGAGTGACTTTGCGTCTCCTCACCCTTCGCGCTTCCTGTTCTTACCTCCCGGTACGCCCGCTGGCGCGCGCACCTCCGTGCCTTCGTGGTCCAAACCTCCGCGCCTTCGTGGTCCAAACCTCCGCACCCTTCGCGCTTCCTGTTCTTACCTCCCGGTACGCCCGCTGGCGCGCGCACCTCCGTGCCTTCGTGGTCCAAACCTCCGCACCCTTCGCGCCCTTCGCGCTTCGTGGTCTTACCTCCCGGTACGCNNNNNNNNNNNNNNNNNNNNNNNNNNNNNNNNNNNNNNNNNNNNNNNNNNNNNNNNNNNNNNNNNNNNNNNNNNNNNNNNNNNNNNNNNNNNNNNNNNNNCACCCTTCGCGCTTCCTGTTCTTACCTCCCGGTACGCCCGCTGGCGCGCGCACCTCCGTGCCTTCGTGGTCCAAACCTCCGCACCCTTCGCGCCCTTCGCGCTTCGTGGTCTTACCTCCCGGTACGCCCGCTGGCGCGCGCACCTCCGCGCCTTCGTGGTCCAAACCTTCGCGCCCTCGCGGTCCAAACCGTTCCCGTGGCCCTATTCCTGGACGGCTGTGTTCATGTAATGGATCACACCTCGTTTTCCGTTGATCAGCCAGCCAGGATCCAAACTGTGCAATTCCTCGGCCTTGCCCGCTGGAAGCCCGACCATGATCTCGCCCTTCAAGGTTCTAAGGGCCACAAAGGGCGCGGGGAAATCTCCGGCGATCGACCGCATGGCGGTAGTGAACGGCCAGTGGCGATCATCCAGCAACCGCCGATAGTTTACATCTCCCTTTATGATTACCAGATCGGCGCGCTCAAGCTGAGTTTGAAGCGATGGGGTGGCTTCCAGCCGGCTGAACATGTGGAAGCTGGTCCAAAAGGGATTATCGCGCAATTCCAGCTGCCCGGACGACAGGTGCTGGTCCAGCCGATCGCCAAACCGGGAGACAGTCTCTTCCGGGGAGGCCTGGAGAAGCTGTAGGGTCAGCCCTATGTCCTCGGGCATGGCATCGGAGACAAAGAACGGGTAGTCCTTGAGGTGGAACACGACCTGGCGCGTCCAGCCCCGGGTCAAGAGGAAATCGGCCAGGGCCAGGTCGAACAATACATCCAGGCCAACGTTGTCGTTGATGAAGGCCACCGACCTGGTGCCGGGTGAGAGCAAGTCACGGACTGCTTCAGTGTCGTCTATGAGAATGTTCTGGCGCTCGGCGTGGGTGGCCAGGCCTCCGGAAGCCTGCTGGCGCACGGTGAAGTTGCTCAGGTCGGCCCGGTTGCCCCACAGGCTGGAGTGCAGGAGGGCTTCAAAGACCAACTCCGGAGCCAGATCATCAAGATGAGTCCAGCTCTTCGCCAGTTGTTCTATGGCGGCTTCAGTTTGCTGCTGCTTCTTGCAGGCAAAAGGGTCGCGGGCTAACCATGGACCTGGCTGGAAGTAGCGCACGGCCTCCAGGAGCTTGCGGTAGAAAAAAACCTCAGCCCAGTACCAGGGAACCTCGAGCCAGGTTTTCCCGGTATACTTAAAGAGTTCCCGGTTCCACGCGGCCACGTCGGGCGCCTGTTCGCGCAAAGGTTGCATGGCTTGGCCGGCGATCTCATCGCGAAAGGCAGCCAAAGCCTGCATGACGGCGGCGGAATAGTCGTTGTTCTCACCGACCTGGCGAATGATCTGAGGCTTGCGCTCGACGATGGTCTTACGCGCAAAAGAGCCGGGATCGCAGGTCATGAGGAGCGGGGGTAGCTGGGTCAAAAGGACTCCCTCATTCGACACGCTCCTCGTCACTGGTGCCAACAGCCGGCATCGTTATCTGCTGTTCTGCCACGATCTCCACCGCCCACCTGGCGGCCTGAGCGACCACAAGTGGGCATTTGTCCTCGTGGGCGCCCGCCTGCTCAAAGGCCTGACGGTCCTGAGGATCGCGCAGATCGAAACCTCTGCCGATCACATGTTCCTGGACCCCTCGACAGGTAAAGGAACCGTAGTGCTGCAAAAATCTCTCCCGCAGGCGCTGAATCATGGCATAGGTGCCGTACTTATTCTCCCGATCGCCGTCAAAGAACTCTCGGCGACGGGGGGACAAAAGTCCGAAAGCCATCGATGCACCCACGTACGCGCCGCATGGGCCATCGCCCATCAGTCCCATGCCGCCCGCAATGCCGGTGGCTGCCCGGAAAACGGACTCGTCGAACTGGTCCAGGGCATCCAAGACCGCGGCCACGGTACACTGGCCGCAGCCATGGTAGGTCTTCTCATATTCCAAACCGAGTTCGTAGGCCTGTTTTGCTCGATCTGTCCACTGCCTCTCGATCATGATACTATCTTGGTTCATGGTTTTCAACCTTGCTAATAGCTGTCACCGGCCAGACCTGGATTTGCGGGAGAAGGACCTCCACCTCTTCCAGGCTGCCAACGCCGACCCCTTTGGACATGGCTGCTGCCGTACCGGTTGCCACGCCCCAGCGCGCCACATCCGCCAGGGGCAAGTCGTAGATCAGGGCGTAGGTCATGCCGGCGACCAGCGCGTCGCCAGCGCCGGTGGGATTTCCAATCGCAACCGCAGGTGGCCTGGCATGGAATGTCTCCTTGTTTGATGACAGCGTCAGGCCGTCGGCTCCCATTGAGAGGGCCGCCAGTTCTACGCCCTGGTCCAGAATAAGTTCAGTTGCCATGCGGGCATCCTCGGGCAGATGGAGGAACTGGCCTGTTATCTCGTTGGCCTCGACGGCATTGGGCTTGACCAGATAGGGATGGGCCGTGCAGCCGATTTGAAGCGCCTCGCCGCTGGCATCCAGCACTGTTCTGGCACCCGAGGACTGGATCAGTTGGATCAACCGGGCATAGAAATCCACCGGCACGCCAGGAGGCAGGCTCCCTGCCAGTATCCAGAGGTCGCCGGGACGCACGCGAGCCCGTACCCGGTCGACAAAGGTATTGAGCTCGTCAGGCTGAATGAATGGACCAGGCTCATTGACCTTGATATACCGCCCGTTCGAGTCATCGACAATCACCACATTGGTGCGGGTTTCCTCCTGCACCGGCACAAAGTCGGTGTCAATCTGCAAGGCCGCCAGTCCCTTCGAAAGGGTCTCGCCTGTGGCGCCGCCCACAAAGGCCATGGCAGTGCTCTCCAATCCCAGGGCTAATAATGCCCGCGAGACATTGAAGCCCTTGCCGCCCCAATCCTGACGGGTGGCGGTGGCACGGGTCATCTCGTCGAATTCGATGTGAGCGACGGTAAGTGTGCGATCGAGCACGGGATTCAGGGTTACGGTGACGATCATGATACTGATACTGCTGGCGGTTTTTTGGATCAACGGGCACAACCGGATTTTGCAACCTATGCACAATGTTACCCTTGCCGGGACAGAGATGCAAGAAAGCGCTGCAGCCCTCTTCAGATCCGCCAAAGGGGCCGGAGACTCCAGTCATACTGTTCAACAATCGGGTATCATCGATTCCCAGAATGACTTGAATGGGCGGTTGACTGGTCCCTTTTTTGTCTGTCGGATCACGAGGCCACGGGCCAGGTAATTCCGGAGGGCGTTGGGATGATCATGGCTACAGGTCCTCAGCCAGACCTTGTTGGCGCCCATTTGCCAGGCACGCTGGACGGCCACCGTCAGCAGTGAACCGCCAAGACCCTGGCCGATGAACTGGGGCAAGAGGCCCAGAGTGAGGATCTCGACATCCCCCTCGGTGTGTTTCTCCAGCTCGAAATAGCCGGCCGGTGTCCCGGCAAAGGTCGCCACCCAGGTTTCCAGTTCATCGCGGTTCACGAAGGTGTACCAGTCGTCCTTGGTCCAATGGCTACGGCCTCCCCAGCGCCATTGGTGGCCAACCACTGTATGGAGGAACTTGTTGTATTCGGGGCACTTGACTGCTACACGCTCAATCTGTAAACCAGGCGTGTCGGGATGTTTCGGCCGCAGGTCTTCCGGCCGCTGCATTTCCAGCGTATAGGTGGTTTTGCTTTCGGCGTGCATTAGCCAACCTCGTCCAGGTATCGGCTCCTGTCCTCCATAAAACTGCGATAGACCCGGTAGTGCTCGGTGTCCTCGTAGAGGATCGGGCTTACCGGGATGGAGTCAAAGCTGTAGATGGTAGCCCCTGGGCAGGCCAACAGGATCGGCGAGTGGGTGGCGACAATAAACTGGGCCTCTCCTCTACTTCCCTCCCGAGCCAGGATTCTGAGCAACTGGAGCTGGCTATTGGGAGAAAGAGCGGTCTCCGGCTCGTCCAGGAGATAGAGGCCCGGGATACGGTAGCGGGAGTTGAAATAGGCCATCAAGGATTGGCCGTGGGATTGGGTCACCAGCGATTGGCCGCCGAAATACTCGAGCTGTCCCGGATCCGCTGCCGCCCACTCGTCCAACGCTTCTACAAAATACTGGAATACGTCGGACCCGAAGTAAGACCCCGGCATGGGTCCTTCGGCCCAGTCAACTGTGATGTGCTCCCGGAGCTTGTTCTCGTACGGGTTGGCCTTGAAGCGAACCCGCGTGGTGTTCCTCCAGATGTGGATGCCGCAGACAGAAGCCA is a genomic window containing:
- a CDS encoding SDR family oxidoreductase; the protein is MKSLEGKVAIVTGAGRGIGRSIALTLAGAGVHLALASRTAAELQAVREEIETGGGMAACFATDISQEDQVMRLISGVMEGFGRIDIVVNNAAIGTFGPLESTTTEDWDRVMAVNARGTFLVCREAIPYLRRQEGSFIININSAVGHKGYPNQSVYSASKHAVMGFSKALAQEVQGDGIRVHTISPGGVDTGLIGDARPDLDRSVLMQPQDIADIVLFLVTRKGNAVIDDIRVRRAASKPWG
- a CDS encoding damage-control phosphatase ARMT1 family protein, which codes for MTQLPPLLMTCDPGSFARKTIVERKPQIIRQVGENNDYSAAVMQALAAFRDEIAGQAMQPLREQAPDVAAWNRELFKYTGKTWLEVPWYWAEVFFYRKLLEAVRYFQPGPWLARDPFACKKQQQTEAAIEQLAKSWTHLDDLAPELVFEALLHSSLWGNRADLSNFTVRQQASGGLATHAERQNILIDDTEAVRDLLSPGTRSVAFINDNVGLDVLFDLALADFLLTRGWTRQVVFHLKDYPFFVSDAMPEDIGLTLQLLQASPEETVSRFGDRLDQHLSSGQLELRDNPFWTSFHMFSRLEATPSLQTQLERADLVIIKGDVNYRRLLDDRHWPFTTAMRSIAGDFPAPFVALRTLKGEIMVGLPAGKAEELHSLDPGWLINGKRGVIHYMNTAVQE
- a CDS encoding C-GCAxxG-C-C family protein, which produces MNQDSIMIERQWTDRAKQAYELGLEYEKTYHGCGQCTVAAVLDALDQFDESVFRAATGIAGGMGLMGDGPCGAYVGASMAFGLLSPRRREFFDGDRENKYGTYAMIQRLRERFLQHYGSFTCRGVQEHVIGRGFDLRDPQDRQAFEQAGAHEDKCPLVVAQAARWAVEIVAEQQITMPAVGTSDEERVE
- the pfkB gene encoding 1-phosphofructokinase, with the translated sequence MIQKTASSISIMIVTVTLNPVLDRTLTVAHIEFDEMTRATATRQDWGGKGFNVSRALLALGLESTAMAFVGGATGETLSKGLAALQIDTDFVPVQEETRTNVVIVDDSNGRYIKVNEPGPFIQPDELNTFVDRVRARVRPGDLWILAGSLPPGVPVDFYARLIQLIQSSGARTVLDASGEALQIGCTAHPYLVKPNAVEANEITGQFLHLPEDARMATELILDQGVELAALSMGADGLTLSSNKETFHARPPAVAIGNPTGAGDALVAGMTYALIYDLPLADVARWGVATGTAAAMSKGVGVGSLEEVEVLLPQIQVWPVTAISKVENHEPR
- a CDS encoding GNAT family N-acetyltransferase; protein product: MHAESKTTYTLEMQRPEDLRPKHPDTPGLQIERVAVKCPEYNKFLHTVVGHQWRWGGRSHWTKDDWYTFVNRDELETWVATFAGTPAGYFELEKHTEGDVEILTLGLLPQFIGQGLGGSLLTVAVQRAWQMGANKVWLRTCSHDHPNALRNYLARGLVIRQTKKGPVNRPFKSFWESMIPDC
- a CDS encoding AAA family ATPase, translated to MTFQTASSFSIMIVTVTLHPENYPTDAFYPFSLPVLRGTRCIEFGTPVTLFVGENGSGKSTLLKALASVCGIHIWRNTTRVRFKANPYENKLREHITVDWAEGPMPGSYFGSDVFQYFVEALDEWAAADPGQLEYFGGQSLVTQSHGQSLMAYFNSRYRIPGLYLLDEPETALSPNSQLQLLRILAREGSRGEAQFIVATHSPILLACPGATIYSFDSIPVSPILYEDTEHYRVYRSFMEDRSRYLDEVG